A region of Reichenbachiella carrageenanivorans DNA encodes the following proteins:
- a CDS encoding ATP-binding response regulator, producing the protein MNNSITKIWIIIVVLALTYGSLIFWGAKSYRDSSASIESIIRPDEESNAINFLYRFIVQSDLHFNNFILTGDSLQWHYSLGYTQEVDSLLLQMEQHTGEYVRNHESFDTLKAIIAKKSRINAILIELKQKENSHFFTEQALIRIKRQLSDSVYVDKAITRKGDLVAKRDTLEHVDVVKNPDSYKGLSGLFRKVFGKERIEIDTIITWQEQINYGLEVSIDSSIVRDYYVDTTLALVKTILIDVLDEEVRLQTKLHATELELITYNELLLRNIRSLLNDIALANENRVRTEQILAKQKIEKANTQFLIIAGVGICMGFVLLFILSRDITRTNLYRGRLEKEKERAEQLAAAKEIFLSKMSHEIRTPLHSISGFTHLLDKEIINGKQRKFLSGISHANHYLNELISNILEQAKINAGIFKQEMSSVYIPDLCHEIKLLFKLRMEEQLNLFELNYSRNLSAYSVLVDGIKLKQVLINLLSNAFKYTTAGKVSLEFELLPLEENYELKVVVADTGMGIAPEDRETIFQPFNQISNLRPDNVSGTGLGLSISKHIVEQFGGHMHLESEVGKGSVFTLTIPVTSKRYEKHTETVESNEGVYYPIRVLAVEDDKWNAYLLENYLSAHLNEIKWCSTALDALQILKSTSHHYDLILTDLNLPQMDGRTFFRQISDDISIPVIALSASLGKEDYDALIQLGFAHALGKPFDQKDLLDAIDGLFESQPRPEKHNRQEGLEIDWSGVVGFLEHSSVEIQVYCREFTSSFESKVKTFEQAIDSDLKELGRMAHQLKSNCEQIGIMEFSEELHSIELFSEMRNKSRAYEEAKNLLPKLTSILAKLQSDLMSD; encoded by the coding sequence TTGAACAACTCTATTACCAAAATATGGATCATTATAGTCGTGCTTGCCCTTACCTATGGGTCGCTGATTTTTTGGGGGGCTAAGAGCTATAGGGATTCATCAGCGTCTATAGAGAGTATTATCAGACCTGATGAAGAGTCTAATGCGATCAATTTTTTGTACCGGTTTATAGTCCAGTCAGATCTTCATTTTAATAATTTTATTCTCACGGGCGACAGCTTACAGTGGCATTATTCGTTGGGGTATACCCAAGAGGTAGATAGCCTGCTGCTGCAGATGGAGCAGCATACAGGGGAGTATGTCCGAAACCACGAAAGCTTCGACACGCTAAAAGCCATCATTGCTAAAAAATCAAGGATCAATGCCATCTTGATCGAGCTTAAACAAAAGGAGAATTCTCATTTTTTCACAGAACAGGCGCTGATTAGAATCAAACGACAACTTTCAGATTCTGTATATGTAGATAAAGCGATTACCCGTAAAGGAGATCTAGTGGCGAAAAGGGATACCCTAGAGCATGTAGACGTAGTAAAAAATCCGGACAGCTACAAAGGGCTGAGTGGACTCTTTCGTAAGGTGTTTGGTAAGGAGCGCATTGAAATCGATACCATCATCACCTGGCAAGAGCAGATCAACTATGGTCTGGAGGTGTCGATAGACAGTAGCATCGTGAGAGACTACTATGTGGATACTACGCTGGCGTTGGTGAAGACCATACTGATAGATGTGCTAGATGAAGAAGTGCGTTTGCAAACCAAACTACATGCGACCGAGCTGGAACTCATTACCTACAATGAACTGCTTTTGAGGAATATTCGATCCTTGCTCAACGATATCGCGTTGGCCAATGAAAACAGAGTTCGTACGGAGCAGATACTGGCCAAGCAAAAGATAGAAAAGGCAAATACCCAATTTCTGATTATTGCTGGCGTCGGTATATGTATGGGGTTTGTATTGCTCTTTATCCTAAGCCGGGACATTACTCGAACTAATCTGTATCGAGGAAGGTTGGAAAAAGAAAAGGAGCGAGCCGAACAGTTGGCTGCCGCCAAAGAAATATTCTTGTCGAAAATGAGCCATGAAATTCGTACTCCGCTGCATAGTATTTCTGGGTTTACCCATCTGTTGGACAAAGAGATTATCAACGGAAAACAGCGAAAGTTTCTAAGTGGAATCAGCCACGCCAATCACTATCTCAATGAATTGATTAGCAATATTTTGGAACAGGCCAAGATCAATGCAGGTATATTCAAACAGGAAATGTCGAGTGTGTACATTCCGGATTTGTGCCATGAGATCAAGCTCCTTTTTAAACTCAGGATGGAGGAACAACTCAACCTGTTTGAATTGAACTATTCCCGAAATCTGAGTGCATACAGTGTATTGGTTGATGGTATAAAACTCAAGCAAGTGTTGATTAATTTGCTGAGCAATGCTTTCAAGTATACTACAGCGGGCAAAGTTTCATTGGAGTTTGAGCTTCTGCCATTGGAAGAAAATTATGAATTGAAGGTAGTGGTGGCAGATACAGGTATGGGTATTGCCCCTGAGGATCGCGAGACAATTTTTCAGCCTTTCAATCAAATATCTAATTTGCGCCCCGACAATGTGAGTGGTACTGGGCTTGGTCTTTCGATAAGCAAGCATATCGTGGAGCAGTTTGGGGGACATATGCACTTGGAGTCCGAAGTGGGCAAGGGTAGTGTTTTTACCCTTACTATCCCAGTCACCAGTAAGCGGTACGAAAAGCACACGGAAACGGTTGAAAGTAATGAAGGGGTATATTACCCCATCCGTGTGCTGGCTGTAGAAGATGACAAATGGAATGCGTATCTGTTGGAAAATTACCTTTCAGCACATCTCAATGAAATAAAATGGTGTAGTACGGCGCTAGATGCTTTGCAAATACTAAAAAGTACCTCCCATCACTATGACCTCATTCTGACCGATCTCAACTTGCCACAGATGGATGGTAGAACTTTCTTTCGCCAGATTTCAGACGATATTTCTATCCCTGTGATCGCTTTGTCTGCCAGCCTGGGTAAGGAAGATTATGATGCATTGATCCAGCTTGGATTTGCTCATGCGCTTGGCAAGCCATTCGATCAGAAAGATTTGCTAGATGCCATTGATGGGTTGTTTGAAAGTCAGCCGAGGCCAGAAAAACACAATCGGCAAGAAGGTCTAGAGATCGATTGGAGTGGTGTGGTTGGTTTTTTGGAGCATTCTTCAGTAGAGATACAAGTGTATTGTAGGGAGTTTACGTCCTCGTTTGAAAGCAAGGTAAAAACCTTTGAACAAGCGATTGATTCTGATTTGAAAGAGCTTGGGCGCATGGCACATCAGTTGAAATCTAATTGTGAGCAAATAGGTATCATGGAATTCAGCGAGGAGTTACACTCTATAGAGTTGTTTTCAGAAATGCGGAATAAATCTCGAGCTTACGAAGAAGCTAAAAACCTATTGCCTAAACTCACATCTATCCTTGCCAAGCTACAAAGTGACCTCATGTCAGATTGA
- a CDS encoding Crp/Fnr family transcriptional regulator → MNKINIKKKQILQRKGSLHSQAYIVESGLLRSYTIDKNGKEHIFMFGPEGWIVTDYAAADEPCDLYIDALEDSVVIQIKKNTELEIDHKKIIKRIRVLQRRVIMLMSASAIERYNHFVSTYPTIVQRVPQYMIASYLGITPEALSAAKSQHLKHLK, encoded by the coding sequence ATGAATAAAATCAATATAAAAAAGAAGCAAATCCTGCAAAGGAAAGGTAGCCTGCATAGTCAGGCATATATTGTAGAGTCTGGTTTACTCAGAAGTTATACCATTGATAAAAATGGGAAAGAACATATTTTTATGTTCGGCCCTGAGGGTTGGATAGTTACCGACTATGCTGCCGCAGATGAACCTTGCGATTTGTACATTGATGCCTTAGAAGATTCCGTGGTTATACAAATAAAAAAAAACACTGAGTTAGAAATCGATCACAAAAAAATCATCAAGCGAATAAGGGTGTTGCAAAGAAGAGTTATTATGCTCATGAGCGCATCTGCCATTGAACGCTACAACCACTTTGTTTCAACCTACCCTACTATTGTTCAAAGAGTACCTCAATACATGATTGCATCCTATCTGGGGATTACCCCCGAAGCATTGAGTGCGGCTAAAAGTCAGCACCTTAAGCATCTAAAATAG
- a CDS encoding AAA domain-containing protein, translating to MSLKRELIYIDEKDETDRIAEYSYQGDKIRIVFKNTTKEFLYGRERARIVRTAVSSDKAFNVFNYLKEIAETVGLKTEEGNNILARSYDSIAAIPEDCVLEVFLNHSLSAPKGKSTNPGFFPFGFNLSQRKAVNTAFSNKLSVIEGPPGTGKTQTILNIIANAILNEQSVAVVSSNNSATKNVYEKLEKNGVEFIAALLGNSRNKKEFIDSQKAIPDLSEFHLGDEEKTNLKEKATTLIAELSGNLHKKNELALLRLQLENFETEYEHFKETYKDKAKKVVAFKRAITVDNILQLWIKLEAFGNRKRKIGFIKRLIFRLKYGIKDKSFYTNSLGEMIYICQSKYYPTKISELIEKIGSLEISLRYFSFNNKMKEYTETSMQLLKAELCERYNNQKREPYTIQELRIKSDKFIKDYPIIMSTTYSLRQSLSDNISYDYVIIDESSQVDLATGALAFSCAKRAVIVGDTKQLPNVVDADMQEKTNMVFNSYELQEPYRYSNHSLLSSLIELFPNVPKTLLREHYRCHPKIIEFCNKKFYDNQLIVHTKYSEKRQPLVVYKTVQGNHARERMNQRQIDIIKNEIIPKEGLENVDLGIVTPYRNQTNALQMAFQGTSIKSDTVDKFQGRENEVIILSTVDNNISEFTDNPNRLNVAVSRAIDQLIVVVNGNDNESDNNISDLIKYIEYNNFSIVQSELSSIFDLLYRGYEEERSKILRKSGKISEFDSENLMFGLIKQVLAEDQFLKYDTLPHFPLRQLFMDFSRLNEQEAKYASNPLTHLDFLIYNKLSKVPVLGIEVDGFKFHKRGTKQAERDKLKDQILKEYNFPILRFRTNESNEKERLRNKIIELQTQKELW from the coding sequence ATGTCGCTTAAAAGAGAACTGATATACATTGACGAAAAAGACGAAACTGATAGAATTGCTGAGTATTCGTATCAAGGCGACAAAATAAGAATCGTTTTCAAAAACACGACCAAGGAGTTCTTATATGGCAGGGAGAGAGCAAGAATCGTGAGAACGGCTGTTAGCAGTGACAAAGCATTTAATGTTTTCAATTACCTAAAAGAAATCGCTGAAACAGTTGGTCTAAAAACAGAAGAAGGCAACAATATACTCGCAAGAAGTTATGACAGCATTGCTGCAATTCCCGAGGATTGTGTGCTTGAGGTTTTTTTAAACCATTCTTTATCTGCACCAAAAGGAAAAAGTACAAATCCGGGTTTTTTCCCTTTTGGCTTCAATCTAAGCCAACGAAAGGCCGTGAATACTGCCTTTTCCAATAAGCTAAGTGTAATTGAAGGCCCTCCAGGGACAGGCAAAACACAAACCATTTTGAACATCATTGCTAATGCCATTTTGAATGAGCAAAGTGTAGCAGTAGTTTCAAGTAATAACTCAGCTACCAAGAATGTTTATGAAAAGCTTGAGAAGAACGGGGTTGAATTTATTGCAGCACTTCTTGGAAATTCTCGAAACAAAAAGGAGTTCATTGATTCTCAAAAGGCAATTCCTGATTTGTCGGAATTCCATTTGGGTGATGAAGAAAAAACTAACTTGAAAGAAAAGGCAACAACGCTTATTGCTGAGCTCTCTGGAAATCTTCATAAGAAAAATGAGTTGGCTTTATTAAGACTTCAACTTGAAAATTTTGAAACAGAATACGAGCATTTCAAAGAAACTTATAAAGACAAAGCCAAGAAAGTAGTAGCCTTTAAAAGGGCAATTACAGTAGACAATATTCTTCAGCTTTGGATAAAACTTGAAGCCTTCGGTAATAGAAAAAGGAAAATCGGATTCATCAAAAGATTAATTTTTCGCTTGAAATACGGAATTAAGGATAAATCATTCTATACCAATTCACTTGGTGAAATGATTTACATCTGTCAGTCCAAGTATTATCCAACCAAGATTAGTGAACTGATAGAGAAAATAGGATCATTGGAAATCTCTTTAAGGTATTTTTCATTTAATAACAAAATGAAAGAATACACAGAAACGTCAATGCAACTTCTTAAAGCGGAGTTGTGTGAGCGATACAATAATCAAAAACGTGAACCATACACAATTCAAGAGCTTCGCATTAAGTCAGACAAATTCATCAAAGATTACCCTATCATAATGAGTACAACTTACTCATTACGACAAAGTTTATCAGACAATATTTCTTACGATTATGTAATCATTGACGAATCTTCACAAGTAGATTTAGCGACAGGCGCACTGGCTTTTTCATGCGCAAAACGAGCGGTAATTGTTGGCGATACTAAGCAACTGCCAAACGTCGTGGATGCTGACATGCAGGAGAAAACTAATATGGTTTTCAATTCATACGAACTGCAAGAACCTTATCGCTATTCAAATCACAGTTTGCTATCATCTCTCATTGAATTGTTTCCCAATGTTCCTAAGACACTATTAAGAGAACATTATAGGTGTCACCCCAAAATCATAGAATTCTGTAACAAGAAATTCTATGATAATCAACTTATTGTTCACACAAAATACTCAGAAAAACGCCAACCTCTTGTCGTTTATAAAACGGTTCAGGGAAATCACGCAAGAGAGCGAATGAATCAACGGCAAATAGACATTATAAAAAATGAAATCATTCCAAAAGAGGGACTTGAAAATGTGGATTTAGGTATTGTTACTCCATATCGCAATCAAACCAATGCATTGCAGATGGCATTTCAAGGAACTTCAATTAAGTCTGATACAGTAGATAAGTTTCAAGGCAGAGAAAATGAAGTCATAATACTTTCAACTGTTGATAATAATATTTCAGAATTTACGGATAATCCTAATCGCTTAAATGTAGCAGTTTCCAGAGCTATTGATCAATTGATCGTAGTTGTCAATGGAAATGACAATGAAAGCGACAACAACATTTCTGATTTAATAAAATACATTGAGTATAATAACTTCTCTATTGTTCAAAGTGAGTTAAGTTCAATTTTCGATTTGCTCTATAGAGGCTATGAAGAAGAACGATCAAAGATTCTTAGAAAATCAGGTAAGATTTCGGAGTTTGACAGTGAGAATTTAATGTTTGGTTTGATCAAACAAGTTTTAGCCGAAGACCAATTTCTGAAGTACGACACACTCCCACACTTTCCCTTAAGACAACTCTTTATGGATTTCTCGAGATTGAACGAACAAGAAGCAAAATACGCTTCAAACCCACTGACGCACTTAGACTTTTTGATATACAACAAGCTTAGTAAAGTTCCTGTACTCGGAATAGAAGTTGATGGCTTTAAATTTCATAAACGAGGAACTAAGCAAGCCGAAAGAGACAAACTGAAAGACCAAATATTGAAAGAGTACAACTTCCCAATCTTGCGCTTTAGAACAAATGAAAGCAACGAAAAGGAAAGATTGAGAAATAAAATAATTGAACTACAAACCCAGAAGGAATTGTGGTAA
- a CDS encoding DoxX family protein — MNVILWIVQGLLALMFLMAGAMKLSKPKKELREKLGDWVDQYSDISIKLIGLAELLGAIGLILPMAMGFFPILTPLAAIGLAMTMVGAMKVHYQRKEKSKVITNIVLMLLALFVVIGRLYLVPII; from the coding sequence ATGAATGTAATACTGTGGATAGTTCAAGGTCTATTGGCTCTCATGTTTTTAATGGCCGGAGCAATGAAGCTCAGCAAACCCAAAAAAGAGCTTCGCGAAAAACTAGGAGACTGGGTAGACCAATATTCCGACATAAGCATCAAGTTAATAGGCCTTGCAGAATTACTAGGAGCTATAGGGCTCATCCTGCCCATGGCTATGGGTTTCTTTCCAATACTAACCCCTCTAGCTGCAATTGGGCTGGCTATGACCATGGTTGGGGCTATGAAAGTTCACTATCAACGAAAAGAAAAAAGCAAGGTGATAACAAACATAGTTTTGATGTTGCTCGCCTTATTTGTGGTGATTGGAAGGCTATACCTAGTGCCAATTATATAG